A genome region from Myxococcales bacterium includes the following:
- the recG gene encoding ATP-dependent DNA helicase RecG yields MLLADDPLAAPTTSIKGIGPALAAALAARGLTTVEDLLWLVPRRWLDAREVMPLTEALAGAADGDRIGLRATVVAARTVRARGRAWGEVRLGDGVGASALLVVRFFGVWSGIDRRFPVGAEAALSGVVRRRAGHHEMANPDVLGVAVEGAVGDVAQVIPRYPDVVGVPAARLRTACQTAAARVATHVDDGVPVAVAARQALPPLAEALTALHAPTPSLSTAEVAALNAGTSPYHRRLAFAELFALGAVVVRRRRLLRSDHARPLPPAPALDAELARALPFALTAAQRRAIAELRADLVRPTPMNRLLQGDVGAGKTAVAFAAALHALRAGAQVALMAPTEILAEQHHATFSRWCAPLGIRTTLLTASTARGTRASTVALLGAGDIGLAIGTHALLADAVGFARLGLAIIDEQHRFGVAQRVRLRGKGDGLAPHLLVMTATPIPRTLALTAFGDLDATVIDELPPGRAAPTTVVGRGAKGRAAAYARVVERCRAGERAFVVCPLVEASSDDTRGGWADAVGVHAALTARLAPLRVGLVHGRLPADLRDATMAAFAGGDLDVLVATTVIEVGVDVPAATVMVIEDADHFGLAQLHQLRGRIGRGGGAAWCHLLTKGGKTDDGKRRLEVIADTSDGFRIAEEDLLLRGPGELLGARQAGVPRLRFGDLAQHTALLLAARAEAEAVLADDPDLARPEHAALGRLVRRREAAAEAFGAEGG; encoded by the coding sequence CTGCTGCTCGCCGACGATCCGCTGGCGGCGCCGACCACCTCGATCAAGGGCATCGGCCCGGCGCTGGCTGCCGCGCTCGCCGCGCGCGGCCTGACCACCGTCGAGGATCTGCTGTGGCTGGTGCCGCGGCGCTGGCTCGACGCGCGCGAGGTGATGCCGCTGACCGAGGCGCTCGCCGGCGCCGCCGACGGCGATCGCATCGGCCTCCGCGCCACCGTCGTCGCGGCCCGCACGGTCCGCGCCCGCGGTCGAGCCTGGGGCGAGGTCCGCCTCGGCGACGGCGTCGGCGCGAGCGCGCTGCTGGTCGTGCGGTTCTTCGGCGTGTGGTCCGGGATCGATCGCCGGTTCCCGGTCGGCGCCGAGGCCGCGCTGTCAGGCGTCGTCCGTCGACGCGCCGGTCACCACGAGATGGCCAACCCCGACGTGCTCGGCGTCGCGGTCGAGGGCGCGGTCGGCGACGTCGCCCAGGTCATCCCGCGTTACCCCGACGTCGTCGGGGTGCCGGCGGCGCGGTTGCGCACCGCGTGCCAGACCGCGGCGGCCCGGGTCGCGACCCACGTCGACGACGGCGTGCCCGTCGCCGTGGCCGCGCGCCAGGCGCTGCCGCCCCTGGCCGAGGCCCTGACCGCGCTGCACGCGCCGACGCCGAGCCTGTCGACGGCCGAGGTCGCCGCGCTCAACGCCGGCACCAGCCCCTACCACCGGCGCCTGGCGTTCGCCGAGCTGTTCGCGCTCGGCGCCGTGGTGGTGCGACGTCGGCGCCTGCTGCGCTCGGATCACGCGCGGCCGCTGCCGCCGGCGCCGGCGCTCGACGCCGAGCTCGCGCGGGCGCTGCCGTTCGCGCTGACCGCGGCCCAGCGCCGCGCGATCGCCGAGCTGCGCGCCGACCTGGTGCGGCCGACGCCGATGAACCGCTTGCTCCAGGGCGACGTCGGCGCCGGCAAGACCGCGGTGGCGTTCGCGGCCGCGCTGCACGCGCTGCGGGCCGGCGCCCAGGTCGCGCTGATGGCGCCGACCGAGATCCTGGCCGAGCAGCACCACGCGACCTTCAGCCGCTGGTGCGCGCCGCTCGGCATCCGCACCACGCTCTTGACCGCGTCGACCGCGCGCGGCACCCGGGCCTCGACCGTCGCGCTCCTCGGCGCCGGCGACATCGGCCTGGCGATCGGCACCCACGCGCTCCTGGCCGACGCCGTCGGCTTCGCCCGCCTGGGCCTGGCGATCATCGACGAGCAGCACCGGTTCGGCGTGGCCCAGCGGGTCCGGCTGCGCGGCAAGGGCGACGGCCTCGCGCCGCACCTGCTGGTGATGACCGCGACGCCGATCCCGCGCACGCTGGCGCTCACCGCGTTCGGCGATCTGGACGCGACGGTGATCGACGAGCTGCCGCCGGGGCGCGCCGCGCCGACGACCGTGGTGGGGCGGGGCGCCAAGGGCCGGGCCGCCGCCTACGCGCGCGTGGTCGAGCGCTGCCGCGCCGGCGAGCGGGCGTTCGTGGTGTGCCCGCTGGTCGAGGCCTCGAGCGACGACACCCGGGGCGGCTGGGCCGACGCGGTCGGCGTCCACGCCGCGCTGACCGCGCGGCTCGCGCCGCTGCGGGTCGGGCTGGTCCACGGGCGGCTGCCGGCCGACCTGCGCGACGCGACGATGGCCGCGTTCGCTGGCGGCGACCTCGACGTGCTGGTCGCGACCACGGTCATCGAGGTCGGCGTCGACGTGCCGGCGGCGACCGTCATGGTCATCGAGGACGCCGATCACTTCGGCCTCGCGCAGCTCCACCAGCTCCGCGGTCGCATCGGCCGCGGCGGCGGCGCCGCGTGGTGCCACCTGCTCACCAAGGGCGGCAAGACCGACGACGGCAAGCGCCGCCTCGAGGTGATCGCCGACACCTCCGACGGCTTCCGCATCGCCGAGGAAGACCTGCTGCTGCGCGGCCCCGGCGAGCTGCTCGGCGCCCGCCAGGCCGGCGTGCCGCGCCTCCGCTTCGGCGACCTGGCCCAGCACACCGCGCTCTTGCTCGCCGCCCGGGCCGAGGCCGAGGCCGTGCTCGCCGACGATCCCGACCTCGCGCGGCCCGAGCACGCCGCCCTGGGCCGGCTGGTGCGCCGGCGGGAGGCCGCGGCCGAGGCGTTCGGGGCCGAGGGCGGCTGA
- a CDS encoding PilZ domain-containing protein — protein MSQRDRRMGFRIPYSTLMTSFVAERPVRILVEDLSDTGMRVHAVTPRAPAPGTVMALEVVLPDSDDTIWATGQVCHRTADDLAVGLGVRFVAMATSHARRLRDFCLESRRAHLGGLLERIRA, from the coding sequence ATGTCCCAGCGCGACCGCCGGATGGGCTTCCGCATCCCCTACTCGACCTTGATGACCTCGTTCGTCGCCGAGCGACCGGTCCGCATCCTGGTCGAGGATCTCAGCGACACCGGCATGCGCGTCCACGCGGTGACGCCGCGGGCGCCCGCGCCCGGCACCGTCATGGCGCTCGAGGTGGTGCTGCCCGACTCCGACGACACCATCTGGGCCACCGGCCAGGTCTGCCACCGCACCGCGGACGATCTCGCCGTCGGCCTCGGCGTCCGCTTCGTGGCGATGGCCACCAGCCACGCCCGCCGGCTCCGCGACTTCTGCCTCGAGTCGCGCCGCGCGCACCTCGGCGGCCTGCTCGAGCGCATCCGGGCCTGA
- a CDS encoding FHA domain-containing protein: MDIGLVCDQCSTLSAMGTPRCPRCGTSLALEEETRIGTPALRTPAPVDPTASIPCAECGELVPPNHRFCGACGARTDAPRARPPAAAPADKGTRRTMFFGAMQAARAKLTLIRGDGLDGVSFTLAGDEHLAGRVDCPILFPDDPYLSPVHANFFYRDQKLVVRDEGSINGVFVRISGQVDMPLGNRFLVGEQMLEVELVPAIDEGAIEDGTYFFASPRRGGDLRIVQRLRGGDSGFVYGALGATIRIGREGNDIDFPDDPFISGHHAHVAWNGEHLTLTDLGSKNGTFVRIIGERTLAHGDYVFMGQQLLRVEIV; encoded by the coding sequence ATGGACATCGGGCTGGTGTGCGACCAGTGCAGCACGCTCTCCGCGATGGGGACCCCGCGCTGTCCGCGCTGCGGTACCTCCCTCGCCCTGGAGGAGGAGACCCGCATCGGCACGCCGGCCCTGCGCACGCCCGCGCCCGTGGATCCGACGGCGTCGATCCCGTGCGCGGAGTGCGGCGAGCTGGTGCCGCCCAACCATCGCTTCTGCGGCGCGTGCGGGGCCCGCACCGACGCGCCACGGGCGCGACCGCCCGCGGCCGCGCCCGCCGACAAGGGCACGCGCCGGACGATGTTCTTCGGCGCGATGCAGGCGGCGCGGGCGAAGCTGACGCTGATCCGCGGCGACGGCCTCGACGGCGTGTCGTTCACGCTCGCGGGCGACGAGCACCTCGCCGGGCGCGTCGACTGCCCGATCCTGTTCCCCGACGACCCCTACCTGTCGCCGGTCCACGCCAACTTCTTCTACCGCGACCAGAAGCTGGTCGTGCGCGACGAGGGCTCGATCAACGGCGTGTTCGTGCGCATCAGCGGCCAGGTCGACATGCCGCTCGGCAACCGCTTCCTGGTCGGCGAGCAGATGCTCGAGGTCGAGCTGGTGCCGGCGATCGACGAGGGCGCGATCGAGGACGGCACCTACTTCTTCGCCAGCCCGCGCCGCGGCGGCGACCTGCGGATCGTCCAGCGCCTGCGCGGCGGCGACAGCGGCTTCGTCTACGGCGCGCTCGGCGCGACGATCCGCATCGGCCGCGAGGGCAACGACATCGACTTTCCCGACGACCCGTTCATCTCTGGCCACCACGCGCACGTGGCGTGGAACGGCGAGCACCTGACGCTCACCGACCTCGGCTCGAAGAACGGCACCTTCGTCCGCATCATCGGCGAGCGCACGCTCGCCCACGGCGACTACGTGTTCATGGGCCAACAGCTCCTGCGCGTGGAGATCGTGTAG
- a CDS encoding HEAT repeat domain-containing protein: MLAPLSSIMAHKQVYRQLLVELYVHYVPRLVGRARHGTSEVRRSARAELDRLGHGGMKALLDALADHAAPAQREIAVAILGHLGNKAAALPLVRVAKEEPAPIDPSAPRTLGTLTNALDLENRIAALVAAGRLGDPRVVPEVLPLVHHGEVGLREAAVFTLAGVSDPRATTALIDALADHRPSVAAIACLGLGGAKDPRALRAVLAVDRTREDLVRAACAAGLAGAGAAALPFLTAAVDDNAGETQRVAAYALGQLGDPRAAAPLVRAYLARVGQDRSTIVWALARITGATAPAPAAGLDDYPMRAGKLDLAALVRGLATELPQATPSADVLIGHEAETAQAVIAALAAHRDAALGALTDLDRRDDGLALGELTDGALTPKARAALAQIGAAIGGAVIARIRDDDAKLAARAVSVAGKIGTAAALAALAPALDDDRRLVRDAAMVAIARAPGSAPAVLATVTARLTAPDWRDRMSAATALAAMGPRADVAALTRAVTDRSPFVRGAAVAALGATGAAAAVEPLLTASADETPEVRRAAATALRASTDPRARARVVELTRDPDADVAAAAAGAGPAGP; encoded by the coding sequence GTGCTGGCGCCGCTGTCGTCGATCATGGCGCACAAGCAGGTCTACCGGCAGCTGCTGGTCGAGCTGTACGTGCACTACGTGCCGCGCCTGGTCGGGCGCGCCCGCCACGGCACCAGCGAGGTCCGCCGCTCGGCCCGGGCCGAGCTCGACCGGCTCGGCCACGGCGGCATGAAGGCGCTGCTCGACGCGCTGGCCGATCACGCGGCCCCGGCCCAGCGCGAGATCGCGGTCGCGATCCTGGGCCACCTGGGCAACAAGGCCGCCGCGCTGCCGCTGGTGCGGGTCGCCAAGGAGGAGCCGGCGCCGATCGATCCGTCGGCGCCGCGCACGCTCGGCACGCTGACCAACGCCCTCGATCTCGAGAACCGGATCGCCGCGCTCGTCGCCGCCGGCCGGCTCGGCGATCCCCGGGTCGTGCCCGAGGTGCTGCCGCTGGTCCACCACGGCGAGGTCGGCCTGCGCGAGGCCGCGGTGTTCACGCTCGCCGGCGTCAGCGACCCGCGCGCGACCACCGCGCTGATCGACGCGCTCGCCGACCACCGGCCCTCGGTCGCCGCGATCGCGTGCCTCGGGCTCGGCGGCGCGAAGGACCCGCGGGCGCTCCGGGCGGTGCTCGCCGTCGATCGCACCCGCGAGGATCTCGTGCGCGCGGCGTGCGCGGCGGGCCTGGCCGGCGCCGGCGCGGCGGCGCTGCCGTTCCTGACCGCCGCCGTCGACGACAACGCCGGCGAGACCCAGCGGGTCGCGGCCTACGCGCTCGGCCAGCTCGGCGATCCGCGGGCCGCGGCGCCGCTGGTGCGCGCCTACCTGGCCCGGGTCGGCCAAGACCGCTCGACGATCGTCTGGGCGCTGGCGCGGATCACCGGCGCGACGGCCCCGGCGCCCGCGGCCGGGCTCGACGACTACCCGATGCGCGCCGGCAAGCTCGACCTGGCCGCGCTGGTCCGCGGGCTGGCGACCGAGCTGCCGCAGGCGACGCCGTCGGCCGACGTCCTGATCGGCCACGAGGCGGAGACCGCGCAGGCGGTGATCGCCGCGCTGGCCGCGCACCGCGACGCCGCGCTGGGCGCGCTCACCGATCTCGATCGGCGCGACGACGGCCTGGCGCTGGGCGAGCTGACCGACGGCGCCCTGACGCCGAAGGCCCGCGCCGCGCTCGCGCAGATCGGCGCCGCGATCGGCGGCGCGGTGATCGCGCGGATCCGCGACGACGACGCCAAGCTCGCCGCTCGCGCGGTGAGCGTCGCCGGCAAGATCGGCACCGCGGCGGCGCTGGCCGCGCTGGCGCCGGCGCTCGACGACGATCGCCGGCTGGTCCGCGACGCGGCGATGGTGGCGATCGCGCGCGCCCCGGGCAGCGCCCCGGCGGTGCTCGCCACCGTCACGGCGCGGCTGACCGCGCCCGACTGGCGCGATCGGATGTCGGCGGCCACGGCCCTGGCCGCGATGGGCCCGCGCGCCGACGTCGCGGCCCTGACGCGCGCGGTCACCGATCGCTCGCCGTTCGTGCGCGGCGCCGCGGTCGCCGCGCTCGGCGCCACCGGCGCGGCGGCCGCCGTCGAGCCGCTGCTGACCGCCAGCGCCGACGAGACGCCCGAGGTCCGCCGGGCCGCGGCCACCGCGCTGCGCGCCAGCACCGATCCCCGGGCCCGCGCGCGCGTCGTCGAGCTGACCCGCGATCCCGACGCGGACGTGGCCGCCGCCGCCGCTGGCGCCGGCCCCGCCGGGCCCTGA
- the folD gene encoding bifunctional methylenetetrahydrofolate dehydrogenase/methenyltetrahydrofolate cyclohydrolase FolD, whose amino-acid sequence MTARILDGKLVAAQVKDEVRARTAALATQGVTVGLAVVLVGDDPASAVYVKAKTKDAREVGIAATDHRLPADTTQAALLALVARLGADPTVHGILVQLPLPKGLDSDAVILTIPPHKDVDGLHPENLGRVAQGKPRFTACTPAGCMRLLAYGEVPLVGARAVVLGRSVLVGKPMALLLANADATVTLCHSKTRDLAEVIGAADIVVAAVGRPELVRGAWIKPGAAVIDVGINRGADGKLIGDVEFAAAAARAGVITPVPGGVGPMTRACLLENTVRAAELVAASG is encoded by the coding sequence GTGACGGCGCGGATCCTCGACGGGAAGCTGGTCGCCGCCCAGGTCAAGGACGAGGTCCGCGCGCGGACCGCGGCGCTCGCGACCCAGGGCGTCACGGTCGGGCTGGCGGTGGTGCTGGTCGGCGACGACCCGGCGTCGGCGGTCTACGTCAAGGCCAAGACCAAGGACGCGCGCGAGGTGGGGATCGCCGCGACCGATCACCGGCTGCCGGCCGACACGACCCAGGCCGCGCTGCTGGCGCTGGTCGCGCGCCTCGGCGCCGATCCGACGGTGCATGGCATCCTGGTGCAGCTGCCGCTGCCCAAGGGGCTCGACAGCGACGCCGTGATCCTGACGATCCCGCCGCACAAGGACGTCGACGGCCTCCACCCCGAGAACCTCGGGCGCGTGGCCCAGGGCAAGCCGCGCTTCACCGCGTGCACGCCGGCCGGGTGCATGCGCCTGCTGGCCTACGGCGAGGTGCCGCTGGTCGGGGCCCGGGCCGTGGTGCTCGGGCGCAGCGTGCTGGTCGGCAAGCCGATGGCCCTGCTGCTCGCCAACGCCGACGCCACGGTCACGCTGTGCCACTCGAAGACGCGCGACCTCGCCGAGGTGATCGGCGCCGCCGACATCGTCGTGGCCGCGGTCGGTCGCCCCGAGCTGGTGCGCGGCGCGTGGATCAAGCCGGGCGCGGCGGTGATCGACGTCGGCATCAACCGCGGCGCCGACGGCAAGCTGATCGGCGACGTCGAGTTCGCCGCGGCCGCCGCGCGCGCCGGCGTGATCACCCCGGTGCCGGGCGGCGTCGGGCCGATGACCCGCGCGTGCCTGCTCGAGAACACCGTGCGCGCGGCCGAGCTGGTCGCCGCCAGCGGCTGA
- a CDS encoding FliM/FliN family flagellar motor switch protein codes for MASYPWAALPAARAVDGRMAAWIDALGAEGGWIAGARWVGVDDQCAVADPVVVTVRAERAHAVVVIPATLAIAVADVALGRAPGLAAPRPATDVEAALAAFAVATVLERAGVAATAELGGAVPSGPMALIAVTRPTAAVIALAVDEVAALPTRPLAALVSSRAARLPAIVGGVEVARASIVAARLAAVTVGDVVVVGASAARLRVARGWFAATLDRAAGRLTVTGPYVRAPMTAPAELLAADLRVSLSIVVGEVEVSARALLELAPGQVLGLAAPVGGPVELRAGGQPVARGELVTVDGHLGVRVIDVLSPPPAAC; via the coding sequence GTGGCCTCGTACCCTTGGGCGGCGTTGCCGGCGGCGCGGGCCGTCGACGGCCGGATGGCCGCGTGGATCGACGCGCTGGGCGCCGAGGGCGGCTGGATCGCCGGCGCCCGCTGGGTCGGCGTCGACGACCAGTGCGCGGTGGCCGACCCGGTGGTCGTGACCGTGCGGGCCGAGCGGGCGCATGCGGTCGTGGTGATCCCGGCGACCCTGGCGATCGCCGTGGCCGACGTGGCCCTGGGCCGGGCCCCGGGGCTGGCGGCGCCACGCCCGGCCACCGACGTCGAGGCGGCGCTGGCGGCGTTCGCGGTGGCGACCGTGCTCGAGCGCGCCGGCGTGGCCGCGACCGCGGAGCTCGGCGGCGCGGTGCCGTCGGGGCCGATGGCGCTGATCGCGGTGACCCGGCCGACCGCCGCGGTGATCGCGCTGGCCGTCGACGAGGTCGCGGCGTTGCCCACGCGGCCGCTGGCGGCGCTGGTGTCGAGCCGGGCCGCGCGGCTGCCGGCGATCGTCGGCGGGGTCGAGGTGGCGCGGGCGTCGATCGTCGCCGCGCGCCTGGCCGCGGTGACCGTCGGCGACGTGGTCGTGGTCGGCGCCAGCGCCGCGCGGCTGCGGGTCGCGCGCGGTTGGTTCGCGGCCACGCTTGACCGCGCCGCTGGGCGGCTTACCGTCACCGGACCCTATGTCCGAGCGCCCATGACCGCCCCCGCCGAGCTGCTCGCCGCCGACCTGCGCGTGTCCCTGTCGATCGTCGTCGGCGAGGTCGAGGTGTCCGCCCGGGCGCTGCTCGAGCTGGCGCCCGGCCAGGTGCTAGGGCTGGCGGCGCCGGTCGGGGGACCGGTCGAGCTGCGGGCCGGCGGCCAGCCCGTGGCCCGGGGCGAGCTGGTGACCGTCGACGGTCACCTGGGCGTGCGGGTGATCGACGTCTTGTCGCCGCCACCGGCGGCGTGCTAA
- a CDS encoding TIGR02266 family protein translates to MIEVVGAASGSSASSSGAGAARGRRAPGPGPATAPAPVPVPTPVPTPPPVPVPDPTPVPVPVPAPTPVPTPVPTPVPVPVPTPVPVPSASASGSDAGSGSASAAGSGSGSDSGSGSDAGSGSGSGSDAAPDADAGSGAGLARSIALGGELCDQLERWRPDQAQHQSEAARDLDGLGVSIEGLEPDQDAAPGDQRGERRGGGRGREHLVAAGAQRRAELAHVGQASEAVGGGQQQRALQRERGASNRIHRVRATTVRTRRTPTLRDFVGSPTRRARGGGRYFTDMVDREFPRMPYVVAVEFRSASSFLITYSLNLSRGGLFVETFQDLPLGATVALTFRIPGSGEVVLSGVVAWRREPSSPDGPPGIGVEFTDITAQLGETIDQLVAQFHGIAILVLAADTKDRASLTRLVKSIAASANMLQAASAAVAETLVTEDLDLMVIDVDGDPEGAIATLRLAKALSSPVPAIALASTKRLRDHARAAGADEMVGNPPAFEELQLAVMRALARPSAVR, encoded by the coding sequence TTGATCGAGGTGGTCGGCGCCGCCAGCGGATCGTCGGCGAGCAGCAGCGGCGCAGGGGCGGCGCGAGGACGGCGGGCTCCGGGCCCGGGTCCGGCTACAGCGCCGGCTCCGGTTCCGGTTCCGACTCCGGTTCCGACTCCGCCTCCGGTTCCGGTTCCGGATCCGACGCCGGTTCCGGTTCCGGTTCCGGCTCCGACGCCGGTTCCGACGCCGGTTCCGACGCCGGTTCCGGTTCCGGTTCCGACTCCGGTTCCGGTTCCCTCCGCTTCCGCCTCCGGTTCCGACGCCGGTTCCGGTTCCGCTTCCGCCGCCGGTTCCGGTTCCGGTTCCGACTCCGGTTCCGGTTCCGACGCCGGTTCCGGTTCCGGTTCCGGTTCCGACGCCGCCCCCGACGCCGACGCCGGTTCCGGCGCTGGTCTCGCACGCTCGATCGCGCTCGGCGGTGAGCTGTGCGACCAGCTCGAGCGGTGGCGGCCCGACCAGGCTCAGCATCAATCGGAGGCCGCGCGCGATCTCGACGGTCTGGGCGTGTCGATCGAGGGCCTCGAACCCGATCAGGATGCGGCGCCAGGCGACCAGCGCGGCGAGCGGCGCGGCGGAGGCCGCGGCCGCGAGCACCTGGTCGCAGCCGGCGCGCAGCGCCGGGCCGAGCTCGCGCACGTGGGCCAGGCCAGCGAAGCGGTCGGCGGCGGCCAGCAGCAGCGGGCGCTGCAGCGCGAGCGCGGCGCGTCGAACCGGATCCACCGCGTCCGGGCTACCACGGTGCGCACGCGTCGTACACCGACGCTGCGCGACTTTGTTGGATCGCCGACTCGCCGCGCGCGCGGCGGCGGGCGATACTTCACCGACATGGTCGATCGCGAGTTCCCGCGCATGCCCTACGTGGTCGCGGTCGAGTTCAGGTCGGCGTCGTCGTTCCTGATCACCTACTCGCTCAACCTGTCGCGCGGCGGGTTGTTCGTCGAGACGTTCCAGGATCTGCCGCTCGGCGCGACCGTGGCGCTGACCTTTCGCATCCCCGGCTCTGGCGAGGTGGTGCTCTCGGGCGTGGTCGCGTGGCGACGCGAGCCCAGCAGCCCCGACGGGCCGCCCGGCATCGGCGTCGAGTTCACCGACATCACCGCGCAGCTGGGCGAGACCATCGATCAGCTGGTCGCGCAGTTCCACGGCATCGCGATCCTGGTGCTGGCGGCCGACACCAAGGACCGGGCGTCGCTGACCCGGCTGGTCAAGTCGATCGCGGCGTCGGCCAACATGCTCCAGGCCGCGAGCGCCGCGGTGGCCGAGACGCTGGTGACCGAGGATCTCGATCTGATGGTGATCGACGTCGACGGCGATCCCGAGGGCGCGATCGCGACCTTGCGCCTGGCCAAGGCGCTGAGCTCCCCGGTGCCGGCGATCGCGCTGGCGTCGACCAAGCGCCTGCGCGATCACGCGCGCGCGGCGGGCGCCGACGAGATGGTCGGCAACCCGCCGGCGTTCGAGGAGCTGCAGCTCGCGGTGATGCGCGCGCTGGCGCGCCCGAGCGCGGTGCGCTGA
- a CDS encoding protein kinase codes for MPVEFEATVPAPTTAAHVRSEAELDATAAATGSAALDATAAATGPAALDATAAAPADGTVTAGGRRGTPGAYAIGPGTRLAHFEIVRPLGHGGMGEVYLATDLALDRPVALKLLPAAVARDPGRRERLIREARAQARLNHPNVAHLYFIGEDLGHLFFAMEYIDGETLAQRLERGPLPADVALELARMAALGLREAHRHGFTHRDVKPSNLMIDQHGVLKVMDFGLVTEAADGAAPPTSDDDAPIAASALVGTPLYMAPEQGRGRAVDHRADIYALGATLHHMIAGAPPFAGGSAAELQSQHEAAARASLVGARRRRRTVGLADVVITRMMAKRPFDRPATYDELIDDLDRANPVRSRPAGFWPRAVAGLVDLIGAGLIAVPIGVLLGGNGNLGLGLYFLLLIPLVIRRFGTTLGHALFDLAIVPVRGARTGFLTAALRYLVMLGPMMAGMAIDRFGDVLESRLLGFVGGAVTFVGFAYPLVELARVALTTADAATLWDRAARTRVRYRVRGSVAIGVSAGALASLPPSLR; via the coding sequence GTGCCCGTCGAGTTCGAGGCCACGGTGCCGGCGCCCACCACCGCCGCGCACGTGCGCTCGGAGGCCGAGCTCGACGCGACCGCCGCCGCCACCGGCTCGGCCGCGCTCGACGCGACCGCCGCCGCCACTGGCCCGGCCGCGCTCGACGCGACCGCCGCCGCGCCCGCCGACGGCACCGTCACCGCCGGAGGCCGGCGCGGCACCCCCGGCGCGTACGCGATCGGGCCGGGCACGCGCCTGGCCCACTTCGAGATCGTGCGCCCGCTCGGCCACGGCGGCATGGGCGAGGTCTACCTGGCCACCGATCTCGCGCTCGATCGGCCGGTCGCGCTCAAGCTCCTGCCGGCGGCGGTCGCGCGCGACCCCGGGCGCCGCGAGCGGCTGATCCGCGAGGCCCGGGCCCAGGCCCGGCTCAACCACCCCAACGTCGCGCACCTGTACTTCATCGGCGAGGATCTCGGGCACCTGTTCTTCGCGATGGAGTACATCGACGGCGAGACCCTGGCCCAGCGGCTCGAGCGCGGCCCGCTGCCGGCCGACGTCGCGCTCGAGCTCGCGCGCATGGCGGCCCTGGGCCTGCGCGAGGCCCACCGCCACGGCTTCACCCACCGCGACGTCAAGCCGTCGAACCTGATGATCGATCAGCACGGCGTGCTCAAGGTCATGGACTTCGGCCTGGTGACCGAGGCCGCCGACGGCGCCGCGCCGCCGACGTCCGACGACGACGCCCCGATCGCGGCGTCGGCGCTGGTGGGCACGCCGCTGTACATGGCGCCCGAGCAGGGCCGGGGCCGCGCCGTCGATCACCGGGCCGACATCTACGCGCTCGGCGCCACGCTCCACCACATGATCGCCGGCGCGCCGCCGTTCGCCGGCGGCTCGGCCGCCGAGCTGCAGTCGCAGCACGAGGCCGCGGCCCGGGCGTCGCTGGTCGGCGCGCGGCGGCGCCGGCGCACCGTCGGGCTCGCCGACGTCGTCATCACCCGCATGATGGCCAAGCGCCCCTTCGACCGCCCGGCGACCTACGACGAGCTGATCGACGATCTCGATCGCGCCAACCCGGTGCGCAGCCGGCCGGCCGGGTTCTGGCCCCGGGCCGTGGCCGGGCTGGTCGACCTGATCGGGGCCGGGCTCATCGCCGTGCCGATCGGCGTGCTGCTCGGCGGCAACGGCAACCTCGGCCTGGGCCTGTACTTCCTCTTGCTCATCCCGCTGGTGATCCGACGCTTCGGCACGACGCTCGGCCACGCGCTGTTCGATCTCGCGATCGTGCCGGTGCGCGGCGCGCGGACCGGGTTCTTGACCGCGGCGCTGCGCTACCTGGTCATGCTCGGGCCGATGATGGCCGGCATGGCGATCGATCGCTTCGGCGACGTCCTCGAGTCCCGACTCCTGGGCTTCGTCGGCGGCGCCGTCACGTTCGTCGGGTTCGCCTACCCGCTCGTCGAGCTGGCCCGGGTCGCGCTGACGACCGCCGACGCGGCCACGCTCTGGGATCGCGCCGCCCGGACGCGCGTGCGCTACCGCGTCCGCGGCTCGGTCGCGATCGGCGTCAGCGCCGGCGCGCTCGCGAGCTTGCCGCCGAGCCTGCGCTGA